One part of the Eulemur rufifrons isolate Redbay chromosome 16, OSU_ERuf_1, whole genome shotgun sequence genome encodes these proteins:
- the LOC138396358 gene encoding high mobility group protein B1 produces MGKGDPKKPRGKMSSYAFFVQTCREEHKKKHPDASVNFSEFSKKCSERWKTMSAKEKGKFEDMAKADKARYEREMKTYIPPKGETKKKFKDPNAPKRPPSAFFLFCSEYRPKIKGEHPGLSIGDVAKKLGEMWNNTAADDKQPYEKKAAKLKEKYEKDIAAYRAKGKPDAAKKGVVKAEKSKKKKEEEEDEEDEEDEEEEEDEEDEDEEEDDDDE; encoded by the coding sequence ATGGGCAAAGGAGATCCTAAGAAGCCGAGAGGCAAAATGTCATCATACGCATTCTTTGTGCAAACTTGCCGGGAGGAGCACAAGAAGAAGCACCCAGATGCTTCAGTCAACTTCTCAGAATTTTCTAAGAAGTGCTCAGAGAGGTGGAAGACCATGTCcgctaaagagaaaggaaagtttgAAGATATGGCAAAGGCGGACAAGGCCCgttatgaaagagaaatgaaaacctatatcCCTCCTAaaggggaaacaaaaaagaagttcaaGGATCCCAATGCACCCAAGAGGCCTCCTTCggcctttttcttgttctgttctgAGTATCGCCCTAAAATCAAAGGAGAACATCCTGGCCTATCCATTGGTGATGTTGCAAAGAAACTGGGAGAGATGTGGAATAACACTGCTGCAGATGACAAGCAGCCTTATGAAAAGAAGGCTGCAAAGCTGAAGGAAAAGTATGAAAAGGATATTGCTGCATACCGAGCTAAAGGAAAGCCTGATGCAGCAAAAAAGGGAGTTGTCAAGgctgaaaaaagcaagaaaaagaaggaagaggaagaagatgaggaagatgaagaggatgaagaggaggaggaagatgaagaagatgaagatgaagaagaagatgatgatgatgaataa